The Streptomyces phaeolivaceus genome has a window encoding:
- a CDS encoding regulator: MTTFFTPAEVRNAVELLASRSLIRLITEIDDNGAIPPRRLAATLPDLSAHQLRRAAEAARAHGLVRTAPGTGLELTESGSELADLYDAAARWARRHAYPAPVCEFSSRIRHVLDLLAPSLAAERADGLPRPSAARLPSDEAEADLARPRAFLIQWLAGNPQVTRAFEPEPVT; encoded by the coding sequence ATGACCACCTTCTTCACCCCTGCCGAAGTACGCAACGCCGTCGAGCTGCTGGCTTCCCGCTCCTTGATCCGCCTGATCACCGAGATAGACGACAACGGGGCAATACCGCCCAGGCGGCTGGCCGCTACCCTCCCCGACCTCTCCGCGCACCAACTGCGCCGCGCTGCCGAAGCGGCCCGCGCCCACGGCCTCGTCCGGACCGCACCCGGCACCGGCCTGGAACTCACCGAGTCGGGCTCGGAGTTGGCCGACCTGTACGACGCGGCTGCGCGCTGGGCCCGACGCCACGCATACCCGGCACCGGTCTGCGAGTTCAGCAGCCGCATCCGCCACGTCCTCGACCTCCTGGCGCCCTCGCTCGCGGCCGAGCGCGCGGACGGCCTCCCGCGGCCGTCCGCCGCGCGCCTGCCCAGCGACGAGGCCGAGGCGGACCTCGCCCGTCCCCGCGCTTTCCTGATCCAGTGGCTGGCCGGCAACCCCCAGGTCACCCGGGCGTTCGAGCCCGAGCCAGTCACGTGA
- a CDS encoding winged helix-turn-helix transcriptional regulator translates to MAVTALPPDTDADITRVTEALAMITPRWNVRILLALSGPPLRYTELAAKVSWLQNGQLHPKLKALCDAGLVERTEHTARHVTYGHTERGAALLPVLPMIVTWAEEHLEKADRPLPAIEQIEDSLTLLTRRHAAAILWVLKTREEVSGRALARIVMPRSDGTNVYPPLRQLVADGLVDTEGLGRPYRLSPAGDGLSPVLGALSAWSAGQPLNQAAHHPVWGHPQAKPAPRPWVSSQSRLAPATLPQARTGESSPAWRNRDLFSHPTTARPKAAVPAGGPRR, encoded by the coding sequence TTGGCCGTCACCGCTCTGCCGCCTGACACCGATGCCGACATCACGCGGGTCACCGAAGCCCTCGCCATGATCACCCCGCGCTGGAACGTGAGGATCCTGCTGGCACTCTCCGGTCCGCCGCTGCGCTACACGGAGCTGGCGGCCAAGGTGTCCTGGCTGCAGAACGGCCAGCTCCACCCGAAGCTCAAGGCGCTGTGCGACGCCGGGCTCGTCGAGCGCACCGAACACACCGCACGGCATGTGACCTACGGCCACACCGAGCGTGGGGCCGCCCTGCTGCCGGTCCTGCCGATGATCGTCACCTGGGCCGAGGAGCACCTGGAGAAGGCTGACCGCCCGCTGCCCGCGATCGAGCAGATCGAGGACAGCCTCACCCTGCTCACCAGGCGCCACGCCGCCGCCATCCTGTGGGTCCTCAAGACGCGCGAGGAGGTCAGCGGACGGGCCCTGGCCCGGATCGTGATGCCCCGCAGCGACGGGACCAACGTGTACCCGCCGCTGCGACAGCTCGTCGCCGACGGCCTGGTCGACACCGAGGGCCTCGGACGGCCCTACCGGCTGTCCCCGGCGGGCGACGGCCTGAGCCCCGTTCTCGGCGCCCTGTCCGCGTGGTCCGCCGGGCAACCCCTCAACCAGGCGGCCCACCACCCGGTCTGGGGGCACCCGCAGGCGAAGCCCGCGCCGAGGCCGTGGGTCAGCAGCCAGTCCCGGCTGGCCCCCGCAACCCTCCCACAGGCCCGGACAGGTGAGTCCTCTCCCGCGTGGCGCAACCGCGATCTCTTCTCCCATCCCACGACCGCCCGCCCGAAGGCGGCCGTCCCGGCGGGAGGTCCGCGCCGATGA
- a CDS encoding MFS transporter, with translation MPRHARHAAGLMRSIYLPRTADALAFAMSTYGIPLMVLATTRSAALTGAAFALEWLPRLAAFGWAGSIVDRRGAAVVFHLASLGRALALAVGAVLLHLHPSGTAATATVMVLAATTGVLTEFSYIAAETAGAAAGRRAGKRAHRVQAVLLGIDQTSTLAGPALAGVLLLAGPPPMLAVITVLSLLAALLALRTPSSPVAPARAPKARSGAGLLTGWRTIRSLPALGWLVTGLTLSNLATGLLQAAGPVIVVEYFGQSTTAVGLVWSAAAAATLLAVTICRFAIDRLGLWPVGAVCAALASLACLAAAQAPDYLSYLALVAVLMAADGGMTVVLRTLRSRLIPAEKFGSTLSATILILLLPFPVAGVLTALTPPDALGHVITVCAALQALGLFCAFARLRTDPALRT, from the coding sequence ATGCCCCGGCATGCACGCCACGCCGCCGGGCTGATGCGCAGCATCTACCTGCCGCGCACGGCGGACGCTCTCGCGTTCGCGATGTCCACCTACGGCATCCCACTGATGGTCCTGGCCACCACGCGCTCCGCCGCGCTGACGGGGGCCGCGTTCGCCCTGGAGTGGCTCCCGCGGCTGGCGGCGTTCGGGTGGGCCGGATCGATCGTCGACCGGCGCGGGGCGGCCGTCGTCTTCCACCTCGCCTCCCTGGGGCGCGCGCTGGCCCTCGCCGTCGGCGCGGTCCTGCTCCACCTCCACCCGTCCGGCACCGCGGCGACGGCGACCGTGATGGTGCTCGCGGCGACGACCGGCGTGCTCACCGAGTTCAGTTACATCGCGGCCGAGACGGCGGGCGCCGCCGCCGGCCGCCGAGCGGGAAAGCGGGCCCACCGCGTCCAGGCCGTCCTGCTCGGCATCGACCAGACCTCGACCCTGGCCGGCCCAGCCCTCGCAGGGGTACTCCTGCTCGCCGGGCCGCCGCCGATGCTCGCGGTGATCACCGTGCTCTCCCTTCTCGCCGCGCTGCTCGCCCTGCGTACACCCTCCTCACCCGTCGCCCCGGCCCGCGCGCCGAAGGCGCGGTCCGGCGCCGGACTCCTCACCGGGTGGCGCACGATCCGCTCTCTTCCCGCGCTCGGCTGGCTCGTGACCGGGCTGACCCTGTCCAACCTGGCCACCGGACTTCTCCAAGCGGCCGGTCCCGTGATCGTCGTTGAGTACTTCGGGCAGTCCACCACTGCCGTCGGCCTGGTCTGGTCCGCCGCCGCGGCGGCCACCCTCTTGGCCGTCACCATCTGCCGGTTCGCGATCGACCGCCTGGGCCTGTGGCCGGTCGGCGCAGTCTGCGCCGCCCTCGCCTCGCTCGCCTGTCTCGCCGCCGCCCAGGCCCCCGACTACCTGTCCTACCTGGCCCTGGTCGCGGTCCTCATGGCGGCGGACGGCGGCATGACGGTCGTCCTGCGCACCCTGCGCTCCCGCCTGATCCCAGCGGAGAAGTTCGGCAGCACCCTGTCGGCGACCATCCTCATCCTCCTGCTGCCCTTCCCCGTCGCCGGCGTGCTCACCGCGCTCACCCCGCCCGACGCGCTGGGCCACGTCATCACCGTCTGTGCCGCCCTGCAGGCCCTCGGCCTGTTCTGCGCCTTCGCCCGCCTGCGCACCGATCCCGCCCTGCGCACCTGA
- a CDS encoding SH3 domain-containing protein yields MLGAITLPMLSTTPASAAPAAAASTATSITTCPDLPPLPYKVHASAVTIRSKATTKSTAVGVLYKSHKFTVHKKSGNWLYITDKSTGVKGWVSGTYVYRDTRMCLD; encoded by the coding sequence ATGCTCGGAGCAATCACTCTGCCGATGCTGTCCACTACGCCCGCGAGTGCGGCCCCCGCCGCTGCTGCCTCGACGGCCACGAGCATCACTACCTGTCCGGACCTCCCGCCGCTGCCGTACAAGGTCCACGCGTCGGCAGTGACCATCCGGTCCAAGGCCACCACGAAGTCCACCGCGGTCGGCGTGCTCTACAAGAGCCACAAGTTCACCGTCCACAAGAAGAGTGGCAACTGGCTCTACATCACGGACAAGTCGACCGGCGTCAAGGGCTGGGTCTCCGGCACGTACGTCTACCGCGATACCCGCATGTGCCTGGACTGA